AAATCCTTTTTGTTTACTTTATTATAAACAATTAACTGGAATCCCTTTTTGGGTCTTATAAATTTATTAGGGAAAAATCTGTTGCATACAGTGTTACACACTCTGCCCAAAACAACTCACGTTTTCAATTGTTTTGGCCGTGTGTATTTGAATGATGGGTGTACGATAGTCTGTATTTGTCCATCCACTTGAAAATTTGGTGTACACTGGAAATTTGGTGTACAATGGAGAGTTTAAGTCAATCTCAATGACATCAAAATACTAGCATGatgtgaaaaatataaatgcatgGCCAAACATCAGTGTAtcttaaattgaaatatgataaATAATGTGTAGTAATGTTACAGTTACTTCATATATTCCTAGAggtaataaaatatatatatgtgtgtatttttttttttttttttttttttggggggggggggggggggttgtgggGGGAGGTGGGGGCTACCCCTTGTTGGCATCGCCCTCTTTACCAAGAGAAGAAAAACTTGGGTTGAAAATTTCCTTATCCCTCCACAACATAATGTCTCTGTAATAATTGCTTTCAAAAGCCATACATGACTCACAGGTACTTtcataattaataaacttttgaCATAATTTCTGTAATTCTAGAATGAAGTAATTGTAAACCATATCACGTACCCTTGTTTTcccaaatctttctttttttttcctttgcactGTTGATGAATCACAATTCTAAACATTTACATGAACCATGTCAAAACTTAggatgtttctttttttctttttttgctgggGTGGGGGGCTGGATTGGGGGTACTTCTACAAATGTATTGATGCTTTCTTGAACACTGACGAAAGTACACAACTTTAAAcctaaaacttttattttacatgtAATTACAAATGTAGAAATTCATTAATAATTGTTTTCTGGGCATATTATCTGGACTTTAATATTTGTTTATGAACATTTTATTGCCCAGAAAGCTGAAGCTCGAGGAAAATGTTGCAAATATCTGGCCAGAGTTTGGATCAAATAGGAAAGATCTCATCAAGGTTTAAATTTTATCTCACTTTCTGATAAACTTCTCCCTGTATCAACTGTCATTCTTAATTaactttttgtttgatttttttccattatcttTCTAGGTCCATCATGTGCTTAACCATACATCTGGTCTTCATAATGCTTTAGCAGACATCATCAGAGAAGATCCTTTACAATTGTCTGACTGGGATGAGTGTTTGAATCATATTGCTTTGTCAGTACCTGAGACTGAACCTGGCCAAGAGCAGTTGTATCACCATCTATCTTTTGGCTGGCTATGTGGTGGCATTATTGAGGTATAATTGCTTGCCAATATGTTAGAATATTTTGATCATGTTTAAATTTATCTAAACTCTCTGCTAAACTTTTTTATTCCTGGTTGGGATCTCTAAATAAAGCAGTGAAATAAAATATGGTATTTGATTATCATCTGTTCCCTATAGGAATTTTAGGTTGAGGAAGTTACATTGAAAActgtttaaatactaaaaaactATTGTTTGAACTCACATTCCAAACGGGCCCTAATCTTTCCCCCTTAGTTTAGGAACAGGGTCTATTAGCCCCTAAACATGgtaaaaaagaattttgagGCTCgataaagattttattttcctgCCTTATACATGTCCACTTCATTTGTTCTGATAGATTTaatctcgctctctctctctttaacacTCCTATGGAGCTAGACTGTTGATCTCTTCATTCTATTAGCAATGGCCGTCTAGGAGTTGGTGCATCTTTCAGATATCATGTTTTTTCTAGCATGCCTCCTGTGTTTGGATTGTCAGTTCGATCTGGATTGATAGGTCTATTGGAGACATCAAAGTGCTTTATTAATCTTGTGGTTTTTTTATTCGTGAAAACTTCCTTGATGTTCTAAACCTTACCTTCTCTGCTGTTCTAATATTCTGTTTCGATATAATAGCACGCATCTGGGAAAAAATTTAAGGAGATTCTTGAAGAAGCATTCATTCATCCCCTCCAAATTGAAGGCGAGTTATATATTGGAATTCCTCCAGGCAAGTGTTGGACTTATACTTTGTTAATTCTCTTGCTTCGTTGTGTAGAATATTTGTACacatgattgtattgtattctTCTCTCATTTATGTTGAACTACAGTTTAGTTTATGTTTCTAATGGTTAATTTATTTAGTGTTGTGGTACTTATTTGAGGGGAAAAAGATTTTGTTTATAGTAATTATTGTTTGTGAAAAATAGTGTTAGTGGTAGCTGGGCTATTATCTTCCTTATCACCATGTGCAATGGCTCCTCTTCAGGTGTGGAATCTCGACTTGCAACACTTACTACAGATAGAGATGATCTTCAGAAGCTCTCAGGGATCAGCAGTCGTCTTGCAACATGTACACTAAATAAAGATGATCATGAGAAGCTCTCACGCGTCATCAGTCGTTTTGACGTAACCTCCACAATCCAGCTGGGTGATGTTTCCCAACTTGCAACCACCCTGCCTGTTACATTCAACAGTCTCAACATTCGTCGTGCCATCATACCTGCTGCTAATGGACATTGCTCAGCCCGTGCACTTGCACGTTACTACGCAGCCCTAGCTGATGGTGGTATGGTACCTTGGccccattcttcttcttccaagCCACCACTTGGCAGCCACCCACACATCCCCAAATTTCCTTCCCAAAAGACCAGCAAGAGGCAGAAAAGTAGCAAAACCAAGGAGGTATTTGCTGCTGCAATTAACAGAACTAATGATTATGAAAAGAAACCAAATTACAGTGATGTTAGCCATAGTAGAAATTCCAGCAATGATAGTTGTACTAGGCTTGTGAATGATAGCGGCAATAGCAATAGCATTAGTATGACTGACAGCAGTGAAGATAGTAATCCTCGAAACAATTCTGTTGGTAGGATTTTTAGCAATCCTAGAATTCATGATGCATTCTTGGGTGTTGGTGAATATGGAAATCTCGCTTTGCCAAATGGGAAATTTGGCTTAGGGTTTAGGAGGTCTATTTCTGAGGATGGGTCCCTTGTTGGCTTTGGGCACTCAGGACTGGGCGGATCAACCGGCTTTGCTGACATGAATAACAGGTTTGCTATTGCTGTGACCGTGAACAAAATGTCTTTTGGGGCTGTAACTGGAAACatcattaattttgtttgttcgGAGTTGAATATCCCGGTGCCAGAGGAGTTCTCAATATTCAGTGAGATGGGACCCAATGCACAGATATGTTTGGGGAGACTTCTGAATAATTGAGGATGGGAGTGAATTGTAAGCCTGTACCAAGaaggcttttctttttttttttgaaaggaccAAGAAGGCTTTTCGACTCTTATTATATACCCAAGGAAAATGTAGATGTCAGTGTTTTAAATTTATACCGTAATGCTTAATTCTTACACTGGATTCGAGAACACGAACGGCATGTTCTAGAACTTTTTTAATGCACAGGTTTGCTCTATTGCAGGTTTTATCTTTGTGTGTtctgttttgtatttttccccCTTCTTAGCTAAAAGGTTATTagtaaaacacacacacacattaaggGAATGACGCCGTCGTTCCCCTTCCCTGAATCAAAACATAGAAAGTGCAAAAAGAGGGTCTAAAACAGAGAGTATTCATCTTAAAACAGAGAGTAAATTAGATAGAACTACAACGTTTGATGCTCCTATAAATCTAAGTTTTAATACTCAACAGAAAAAGACACCAAACACACAGCAATTCATTGTTCTGCTACTACTTATATCCAAAAAAACACACTAAAAAAACTGGGTTTTCATCATACCTAAACTTGGCTGGAGCTGGAGCTACGGAGTACACCCATCACTGATTCAGTCAATATAGGGATTCTCGATTTAAATTTCTCGGCCTCAATCTCTGCAAATCGGTCTTCATTAGAACTCAATCATTGATTATGTCAAACCAATTCATAATATCTTTGCAAATCAGTCTTGAATAGTCAAACGGACTCAGTTTCCTActcggtctctctctctcagtccgACTCAGTTTCTCATGctcggtctctctctctcattccgactcaatttctctctcaaacggactcagtctctctctcaaatcgtTTCCCCAATTACTCTAAGTTAGGCATTTGGGTGGgttgatttctttgttttgattcaGGGAAGGGGAACGACTACGTCGTTcccttaatgtttttttttttttttttcagatttttcttattttattttaattctaagttaaaaaaaaaaaaaaaaaaaaaaaaaaaaaaaaaaaaaagagcaaaacgGCATCGTTTCAAGCATATCTAACGGCAACACTAACTGAGTTGTAACGGAGccttgaattgacaaaaattaaaagttagaggactgaattgacaaaactaaaagttagaggactgaaatgaaaaacagtgaaagttaaagggtcagttttacatttttgcctaaacttaaatatttattgtgCTGTATAATGGTGTACCGACTACTGACACAAAGCTGCTCATCCTTGCCAACTTCAGgtattcataataaattttctaaCCTTCATTTATTTAAGTTAAATATTggctctttttcttcttctttttttcgttGTTTTCCCTCCCTCCAATCCATATAAGATTTAAATACATTTACTTAAAACTACAATAAATAAGCCTTAGATCCTTAAAGATacgaaacaaataaaaagacaaCTCTGCAATAAcggatttttatattttattcctGTTCTTTGTTTGATTTCAAACTATCCCTTCTAAAAGTACCAAATGACTGGCATTTTATGCATCTCATATGTCAAAAGTTGTAA
This genomic stretch from Quercus robur chromosome 4, dhQueRobu3.1, whole genome shotgun sequence harbors:
- the LOC126720255 gene encoding uncharacterized protein LOC126720255 isoform X2, translating into MDDLFSDFVKIPLATASIAQVHRATLLNGQEVVVKVQHEGIKKIILEDLKNAKKIVDWIAWAEPQNDFNPLIDEWCKEIPKEVDFIHEAENTRTVSRNLCCKNIEQDDKTNANRVDVLIPDVIQSTEKVLILEYMDGIRLNDLESLEAFGVNKQKLVEEITRAYAHQIYVDGFFNGDPHPGNFLVSKEPPHRPILLDFGLTKKLSSPIKQALAKMFLASAEGDHAALLSAFAEMGFKLRLDMPEQAMEITSVLFRTSSSAKESLETMKLLSEKRAKNMKIIQEKMKLNQKEFKRFNPVDAIPGDIVIFSRVLGLLRGLSSTLNVRIVYLDIMRPFAESALRGHISRGPRVNDHWIYDTPVHSDVEAKLRQFLVELGNNDKILGIQVCAYKDGEVIIDTAAGVLGNYDPRPVQPDSLFPVFSVTKAITAGMLHWLVDNGKLKLEENVANIWPEFGSNRKDLIKVHHVLNHTSGLHNALADIIREDPLQLSDWDECLNHIALSVPETEPGQEQLYHHLSFGWLCGGIIEHASGKKFKEILEEAFIHPLQIEGELYIGIPPGVESRLATLTTDRDDLQKLSGISSRLATCTLNKDDHEKLSRVISRFDVTSTIQLGDVSQLATTLPVTFNSLNIRRAIIPAANGHCSARALARYYAALADGGMVPWPHSSSSKPPLGSHPHIPKFPSQKTSKRQKSSKTKEVFAAAINRTNDYEKKPNYSDVSHSRNSSNDSCTRLVNDSGNSNSISMTDSSEDSNPRNNSVGRIFSNPRIHDAFLGVGEYGNLALPNGKFGLGFRRSISEDGSLVGFGHSGLGGSTGFADMNNRFAIAVTVNKMSFGAVTGNIINFVCSELNIPVPEEFSIFSEMGPNAQICLGRLLNN